A single region of the Plutella xylostella chromosome 28, ilPluXylo3.1, whole genome shotgun sequence genome encodes:
- the LOC105387076 gene encoding beta-1,3-galactosyltransferase 5 → MAHNYHVIVYTDECDVPCRSPMLPSCSGMWRCAGAGRAGAGARCAGAGRALPAALGLLAALLLLAARRDSRVVLTSELYEAGHSRPHAECCPARGAALRLLVLVTSAPGHAAAREAVRLSWGHAALRRDIGFAFVLGSLHTRDEAKADAIRAEDELYGDIIIGNSRDSYSNLTLKTLSMLEWVHTYCPKVPRLLKTDDDMFINIPRLLKFIDARKNETRTIWGHVSEQVSPQRTMWSKYYVSPLQYPPKVFPDHTNGPAYLMTTDVVGELIKAAGQEPYLRLEDVFVTGVLASKLKIKRQHAAEFLLSAEADNEKVSYHPCTVQKCIAIHMVRNHEQFHLWRKVLDGTTKCEDA, encoded by the coding sequence ATGGCGCACAATTATcatgttattgtttatacTGACGAGTGTGATGTGCCCTGCAGGTCGCCTATGTTGCCGAGCTGTAGCGGCATGTGGCGgtgcgcgggggcggggcgcgcgggggcgggggcgcggtgcgcgggggcggggcgcgcgcTGCCGGCCGCGCTGGGGCTGCTGgccgcgctgctgctgctggcgGCCCGCAGAGACTCCCGCGTCGTCCTCACGAGCGAGTTGTACGAGGCGGGCCACTCGCGGCCGCACGCCGAGTGCTGCCccgcgcgcggcgccgcgctCCGGCTGCTGGTGCTGGTGACGTCAGCCCCCGGCCACGCCGCCGCCAGGGAAGCCGTGCGACTCTCGTGGGGACACGCCGCTTTGAGGCGCGACATCGGCTTCGCCTTCGTACTTGGCAGTCTCCACACACGCGACGAGGCGAAAGCTGACGCTATTAGAGCAGAAGACGAACTGTACGGGGACATAATCATCGGCAACTCGAGGGATTCTTACAGCAACTTGACGCTGAAGACCCTGTCCATGCTGGAGTGGGTGCACACGTACTGCCCCAAGGTGCCGCGGCTGCTGAAGACCGACGACGACATGTTCATCAACATCCCGCGCCTGCTCAAGTTCATCGACGCGCGCAAGAACGAGACAAGAACAATCTGGGGGCACGTGTCCGAGCAGGTGTCGCCACAACGGACCATGTGGTCTAAGTACTACGTGTCGCCGCTGCAGTACCCGCCCAAGGTGTTCCCGGACCACACCAACGGCCCCGCCTACCTCATGACCACCGACGTGGTGGGGGAACTGATAAAAGCCGCGGGGCAAGAGCCCTACTTGAGGCTAGAAGATGTCTTCGTGACAGGAGTGCTCGCCAGCAAACTAAAGATTAAGCGGCAACACGCGGCGGAGTTCTTGTTATCCGCGGAGGCGGATAACGAGAAGGTGTCGTACCACCCCTGCACGGTGCAGAAGTGCATCGCGATCCACATGGTGCGCAATCACGAGCAGTTCCACTTGTGGCGGAAAGTACTCGACGGGACGACCAAGTGCGAAGACGCCTAA